In the genome of Myxococcus guangdongensis, one region contains:
- a CDS encoding DUF481 domain-containing protein: MLSAALLIATSLQAQTPAPTPAAQEPAAPVAAAQATTPEERAAVAAERAAAAAERAAEASVRAAEAAERAAGVIAGAPGAPAAAAAADEKKKEEWDVTLGLGLISLTGNASTLTFSGLASAQRTTEHWIFGIRGYGNYGRSRPPEVAGEEQESQLVALNAGLELRGDRRFTQMLSGYLLTGAETDHVKSVESRTIGEGGLGVLWWDEKKKDERESYLRTDLAFRYARETRFQYYPSRLDLPDVDLGGPRFGVAFRYGITKDVLFKEDAEVLLSVIGDSRVLVNSQTQLAVNLTEALSLGVSFLVKHDSKPPEGKVPTDTALAFNFQVTL, translated from the coding sequence ATGCTTTCCGCCGCCCTTCTGATTGCCACCTCCCTGCAGGCCCAGACGCCTGCGCCCACGCCCGCCGCTCAAGAGCCCGCCGCCCCCGTCGCGGCCGCGCAGGCCACCACGCCCGAGGAGCGCGCCGCCGTCGCCGCCGAGCGCGCCGCCGCCGCCGCCGAGCGCGCCGCCGAGGCCAGCGTCCGCGCCGCCGAGGCCGCCGAGCGCGCCGCGGGTGTCATCGCCGGTGCCCCGGGCGCTCCCGCCGCCGCAGCAGCAGCGGACGAGAAGAAGAAGGAGGAGTGGGACGTCACCCTGGGCCTGGGCCTCATCTCGCTGACGGGCAACGCCTCCACGCTCACCTTCAGCGGCCTGGCCAGCGCGCAGCGCACGACGGAGCACTGGATTTTCGGCATCCGCGGCTACGGCAACTACGGCCGCAGCCGCCCGCCCGAGGTGGCCGGTGAGGAGCAGGAGTCGCAGCTCGTCGCCCTCAACGCGGGCCTGGAGCTGCGCGGAGACCGCCGCTTCACGCAGATGCTCAGCGGCTACCTGCTGACGGGCGCCGAGACGGACCACGTCAAGAGCGTGGAGTCGCGGACCATCGGCGAAGGCGGTCTGGGCGTGCTGTGGTGGGACGAGAAGAAGAAGGACGAGCGCGAGTCCTACCTGCGCACGGACCTCGCCTTCCGCTACGCGCGTGAGACGCGCTTCCAGTACTACCCCTCGCGCCTGGACCTGCCGGACGTGGACCTCGGCGGCCCGCGCTTCGGTGTGGCCTTCCGCTACGGCATCACCAAGGACGTGCTCTTCAAGGAGGACGCGGAGGTGCTGCTGAGCGTCATCGGCGACTCGCGCGTGCTGGTGAACAGCCAGACGCAGCTGGCGGTGAATCTGACGGAGGCGCTCTCGCTGGGCGTCAGCTTCCTGGTGAAGCACGACAGCAAGCCGCCCGAGGGCAAGGTGCCCACCGACACCGCGCTGGCCTTCAACTTCCAGGTCACGCTGTAG
- a CDS encoding GNAT family N-acetyltransferase → MPLVLATDAQKAERDRVTHAAWGSPLTVEQFHQREVRLRAHPWCREGMRTWLLVDDGGQVLASCETFRTDSYLRGPDGVTTPGVSEAIASVFTEPVLRGHGHATRLMDQVAEHIAREGGDRHAALLFSDVGAPLYQRSGYREAPAWDWNLPAMGGLSTRAVDALLCDGDVPEMMGRLQRPDVPFLLWPSPAQVDWHLERERVYAELLRRPRPEACGAVVGRSFALWAMMARYGELVMLLFDAESTEDSMALMEAARGVAHRAGLSRVVVWEEPGTLPWLARSPGATRVAREGSLPMLRPLRAGLPSAERVTFSRALWV, encoded by the coding sequence ATGCCCTTGGTCCTCGCCACCGACGCCCAGAAAGCCGAGCGCGACCGCGTCACCCACGCCGCCTGGGGCTCGCCCCTCACCGTGGAGCAGTTCCACCAGCGCGAGGTGCGGCTGCGCGCGCATCCCTGGTGCCGCGAAGGCATGCGCACCTGGCTGCTCGTCGACGACGGCGGACAGGTGCTGGCCTCTTGCGAGACGTTCCGCACCGACAGCTACCTGAGGGGCCCGGACGGTGTCACCACGCCCGGCGTCAGCGAGGCCATCGCCAGCGTCTTCACCGAGCCCGTGCTGCGGGGCCATGGGCATGCGACGCGACTGATGGACCAGGTCGCCGAGCACATCGCGCGGGAGGGCGGGGACCGGCACGCGGCCCTGCTCTTCTCGGACGTGGGCGCGCCGCTCTACCAGCGCTCGGGCTACCGCGAGGCGCCCGCGTGGGACTGGAACCTGCCTGCCATGGGAGGGCTGTCCACGCGCGCGGTGGACGCGCTCCTGTGCGACGGGGACGTGCCGGAGATGATGGGGCGCCTGCAGCGTCCGGACGTTCCCTTCCTGTTGTGGCCAAGCCCGGCGCAGGTGGACTGGCACCTGGAGAGGGAGCGTGTCTACGCGGAGCTCTTGCGTCGCCCCCGGCCGGAGGCCTGCGGCGCGGTGGTGGGCCGCTCGTTCGCGCTGTGGGCGATGATGGCCCGCTACGGCGAGCTGGTGATGCTGCTGTTCGACGCGGAGTCGACCGAGGATTCCATGGCGCTGATGGAGGCCGCGCGGGGCGTGGCGCACCGGGCGGGCCTGTCCCGCGTGGTGGTCTGGGAGGAGCCGGGCACCCTGCCCTGGCTGGCGCGGAGTCCGGGCGCCACGCGCGTGGCGCGGGAGGGCTCGCTGCCCATGCTGCGGCCGCTGAGGGCGGGGCTGCCGTCCGCCGAGCGGGTGACCTTCTCGCGCGCTCTCTGGGTGTGA